One Ostrea edulis chromosome 2, xbOstEdul1.1, whole genome shotgun sequence genomic region harbors:
- the LOC125682549 gene encoding UDP-N-acetylglucosamine--dolichyl-phosphate N-acetylglucosaminephosphotransferase-like isoform X1, giving the protein MELSDTQIHILVNAVMSMLGFIVCYNIIPKFRAMFINAHLYGVDMSKREKIKIPESQGMICGAIFLVIMFLFIPVPFYKHILTDNLTNSFPHHEYIEYIAALLSICCMIFLGFADDVLELKWRHKLFLPTMASLPLLMVYFVNFDSTVIIVPKPLRFYLGHDVDLGILYYVYMGMLAVFCTNAINILSGVNGLETGQSLIIALSVLTFNFIELNGRCREAHVFSIYFILPYTAVCLAIFIHNWYPADVFVGDTFCYFSGMTFAVVAILGHFSKTMLLFFIPQVFNFIYSVPQLFKMVPCPRHRLPKYDPKSDTVRMSTTTFKYQNLNILGKFSVTVFRMLYLLDVREGVGEENQLMECNNMTLINLLLKFCGPLHEKTLVTILLAIQVLCSVLAFGIRYQLSKVFYD; this is encoded by the exons ATGGAGTTGTCTGACACGCAAATTCATATTCTTGTGAACGCTGTGATGTCGATGTTGGGCTTTATTGTTTGTTACAACATCATCCCAAAGTTCAGAGCGATGTTTATCAATGCCCACCTCTATGGAGTAGACATGAGCAAACGAgaaaagataaaaat CCCGGAATCTCAAGGAATGATATGCGGTGCCATTTTCCTAGTTATTATGTTTCTGTTTATCCCAGTGCCATTTTACAAGCATATTCTGACCGACAATTTGACGAATTCTTTCCCACATCATGAG TATATAGAGTACATAGCCGCCTTACTGTCCATATGCTGCATGATATTTTTGGGATTTGCTGATGACGTCTTGGAGCTGAAGTGGAGACACAAACTGTTTCTGCCGACCATGGCATCTTTACCATTGTTAATGGTGTACTTTGTTAACTTTGATTCAACTGTTATAATAGTTCCTAAACCCCTGCGCTTTTATTTGGGTCACGATGTAGATTTAG GAATATTGTATTATGTTTACATGGGAATGTTGGCTGTATTTTGCACCAATGCTATCAACATTTTGTCTGGAGTGAATGGGTTGGAAACTGGACAGTCTCTTATCATTGCGCTGTCTGTGCTTACCTTTAATTTCATTGAACTGAATG GGCGTTGCAGAGAAGCACATGTCTTcagcatatatttcattttaccaTACACTGCTGTCTGTCTGGCCATTTTCATACACAACTG GTACCCGGCAGATGTATTTGTGGGAGACACTTTCTGCTATTTCTCAGGAATGACATTTGCAGTAGTGGCAATTTTAGGACACTTTAGCAAGACTATGTTACTCTTTTTTATACCCCAAGTCTTCAATTTTATATACTCCGTACCCCAGCTTTTTAAAATGGTGCCATGTCCAAGACATCGATTGCCCAA atATGATCCAAAAAGTGACACAGTGAGAATGAGTACAACAACCTTTAAGTATCAGAATTTAAACATTCTTGGAAAGTTTTCTGTGACTGTGTTCAGGATGTTGTACTTGCTGGATGTGAGGGAAGGTGTGGGGGAGGAGAACCAGCTTATGGAGTGTAATAACATGACTCTTATAAACCTGCTCCTGAAATTTTGTGGGCCTCTTCATGAAAAGACTCTAGTCACCATCTTGTTAGCAATACAG GTTTTATGCAGCGTTCTTGCATTTGGAATAAGGTACCAGCTGTCCAAGGTTTTTTACGATTAG
- the LOC125682549 gene encoding UDP-N-acetylglucosamine--dolichyl-phosphate N-acetylglucosaminephosphotransferase-like isoform X2, producing the protein MELSDTQIHILVNAVMSMLGFIVCYNIIPKFRAMFINAHLYGVDMSKREKIKIPESQGMICGAIFLVIMFLFIPVPFYKHILTDNLTNSFPHHEYIEYIAALLSICCMIFLGFADDVLELKWRHKLFLPTMASLPLLMVYFVNFDSTVIIVPKPLRFYLGHDVDLGILYYVYMGMLAVFCTNAINILSGVNGLETGQSLIIALSVLTFNFIELNGRCREAHVFSIYFILPYTAVCLAIFIHNWYPADVFVGDTFCYFSGMTFAVVAILGHFSKTMLLFFIPQVFNFIYSVPQLFKMVPCPRHRLPKYDPKSDTVRMSTTTFKYQNLNILGKFSVTVFRMLYLLDVREGVGEENQLMECNNMTLINLLLKFCGPLHEKTLVTILLAIQKHMANFN; encoded by the exons ATGGAGTTGTCTGACACGCAAATTCATATTCTTGTGAACGCTGTGATGTCGATGTTGGGCTTTATTGTTTGTTACAACATCATCCCAAAGTTCAGAGCGATGTTTATCAATGCCCACCTCTATGGAGTAGACATGAGCAAACGAgaaaagataaaaat CCCGGAATCTCAAGGAATGATATGCGGTGCCATTTTCCTAGTTATTATGTTTCTGTTTATCCCAGTGCCATTTTACAAGCATATTCTGACCGACAATTTGACGAATTCTTTCCCACATCATGAG TATATAGAGTACATAGCCGCCTTACTGTCCATATGCTGCATGATATTTTTGGGATTTGCTGATGACGTCTTGGAGCTGAAGTGGAGACACAAACTGTTTCTGCCGACCATGGCATCTTTACCATTGTTAATGGTGTACTTTGTTAACTTTGATTCAACTGTTATAATAGTTCCTAAACCCCTGCGCTTTTATTTGGGTCACGATGTAGATTTAG GAATATTGTATTATGTTTACATGGGAATGTTGGCTGTATTTTGCACCAATGCTATCAACATTTTGTCTGGAGTGAATGGGTTGGAAACTGGACAGTCTCTTATCATTGCGCTGTCTGTGCTTACCTTTAATTTCATTGAACTGAATG GGCGTTGCAGAGAAGCACATGTCTTcagcatatatttcattttaccaTACACTGCTGTCTGTCTGGCCATTTTCATACACAACTG GTACCCGGCAGATGTATTTGTGGGAGACACTTTCTGCTATTTCTCAGGAATGACATTTGCAGTAGTGGCAATTTTAGGACACTTTAGCAAGACTATGTTACTCTTTTTTATACCCCAAGTCTTCAATTTTATATACTCCGTACCCCAGCTTTTTAAAATGGTGCCATGTCCAAGACATCGATTGCCCAA atATGATCCAAAAAGTGACACAGTGAGAATGAGTACAACAACCTTTAAGTATCAGAATTTAAACATTCTTGGAAAGTTTTCTGTGACTGTGTTCAGGATGTTGTACTTGCTGGATGTGAGGGAAGGTGTGGGGGAGGAGAACCAGCTTATGGAGTGTAATAACATGACTCTTATAAACCTGCTCCTGAAATTTTGTGGGCCTCTTCATGAAAAGACTCTAGTCACCATCTTGTTAGCAATACAG aaacACATGGCCAATTTCAACTGA